Proteins from a single region of Hymenobacter aquaticus:
- the ppsA gene encoding phosphoenolpyruvate synthase, with the protein MSQLPFTLSFSELDNRQVALVGGKNASLGELFTQLATQGIRVPDGFATTAAAYRLFLNENHLREPLAALMAQVDGQEFSNIQSVGMQARALVQAAPLPAQVAEAIGRAYQALSAGQAEPLAVAVRSSATAEDLPTASFAGQHDSFLNVRGEAALLQACRQCYVSLFNDRAIKYRLQHGFDHLQVALSVGVQRMVRSDLASAGVAFTIEPETGHEQLLYLTGSWGLGENVVQGAVNPDEFYLFKPALRQGNRGLVTKKLGDKAKTMRYAQDARAGTTGIENTDTPPEKRSEFVLTDAEAGQLGRWLLLIEDHYGMPMDVEWAKDGLTGELFIVQARPETVHHGRQALRLHEYHLRGTGPLLATGKAVGSQIVAGVARLIASPAEGHRLQPGEILVTDSTSPDWNVILKKASVIVTNKGGRTSHAAIVARELGLSAVVGTLHATEHIRDGQLITVSCAEGDEGKIFAGQLPWDETDLDLEHVAQPRTQAMLILADPDRALQLARYPSQGVGLMRMEFVINNAIRIHPMALVEFDKLRDAAARAEIEQLTAHYASKPEYFVDKLSQAIGLVAAAFYPRPVIVRMSDFKTNEYAGLVGGRQFEPEEENPMLGFRGAARYDSPQYREGFRLECQALHRVRHEMGLTNVKAMIPFCRTVAEGCRVVKLMEEFGLPRGPEGVEIYVMAEIPSNVILAEDFARVFDGFSIGSNDLTQLTLGLDRDSAIVSPLFDERNPAVLRLLSQVIRAAKAYGRPIGLCGQAPSDYPDFARFLVEQGIDSISFTPDALLPGMANMVQAEQQLARSASPQPIAHPVGALPA; encoded by the coding sequence ATGAGCCAACTGCCTTTTACCTTGTCTTTTAGCGAGCTTGACAACCGGCAGGTAGCGCTGGTGGGCGGCAAAAATGCTTCGCTCGGGGAGCTGTTTACCCAGCTGGCAACGCAGGGAATCCGGGTGCCGGACGGGTTTGCCACCACGGCCGCGGCCTACCGGTTGTTTCTAAACGAAAACCACCTGCGCGAGCCGCTGGCAGCGCTTATGGCGCAGGTCGACGGGCAGGAATTCTCCAACATCCAATCTGTGGGGATGCAGGCCCGGGCCCTGGTGCAGGCGGCCCCGCTGCCGGCCCAGGTTGCGGAGGCCATTGGCCGGGCCTATCAGGCCCTGAGCGCCGGGCAGGCCGAGCCGCTGGCGGTGGCCGTGCGCAGCAGCGCCACGGCCGAAGACCTGCCCACGGCCAGCTTTGCCGGGCAGCACGACTCGTTTCTGAACGTGCGCGGCGAGGCCGCGCTGCTGCAGGCCTGCCGGCAGTGCTACGTGTCATTGTTCAACGACCGGGCCATCAAGTACCGGCTGCAGCACGGCTTCGACCATTTGCAGGTAGCTCTGTCGGTGGGCGTGCAGCGCATGGTGCGCTCCGACCTGGCCTCGGCTGGGGTGGCCTTCACCATCGAGCCCGAAACCGGCCACGAGCAGCTGCTGTACCTGACTGGCAGCTGGGGCCTGGGCGAAAACGTGGTGCAAGGCGCCGTTAACCCCGACGAGTTTTACCTGTTTAAGCCCGCCCTGCGGCAGGGCAACCGGGGGCTCGTCACCAAAAAGCTGGGCGACAAGGCCAAAACCATGCGCTACGCCCAGGATGCCCGCGCCGGCACCACCGGCATCGAAAACACCGACACCCCGCCCGAGAAGCGGTCTGAGTTTGTCCTGACCGACGCGGAAGCCGGGCAGCTGGGGCGCTGGCTGCTGCTGATTGAGGACCACTACGGCATGCCCATGGACGTGGAGTGGGCCAAGGACGGGCTGACGGGCGAGCTGTTTATCGTGCAGGCCCGCCCCGAAACCGTGCACCACGGCCGTCAGGCCCTGCGCCTGCACGAGTACCACCTGCGCGGCACCGGCCCGCTGCTGGCTACCGGCAAGGCCGTGGGCTCCCAGATTGTGGCCGGCGTGGCCCGCCTGATTGCCTCGCCCGCCGAGGGCCACCGCCTGCAGCCGGGCGAAATCCTGGTGACGGACAGCACCAGCCCCGATTGGAACGTCATTCTGAAAAAGGCCTCGGTCATCGTCACCAACAAGGGTGGGCGCACCAGCCACGCGGCCATCGTGGCCCGGGAGCTGGGCCTGTCGGCCGTGGTGGGCACGCTGCATGCCACCGAGCACATCCGGGACGGGCAGCTCATCACCGTGTCCTGCGCCGAGGGCGACGAGGGAAAGATATTTGCCGGGCAGCTGCCCTGGGATGAAACCGACCTGGATTTGGAGCACGTGGCCCAGCCCCGCACCCAGGCCATGCTCATCCTGGCCGACCCCGACCGCGCCCTGCAATTGGCCCGCTACCCCAGCCAGGGCGTGGGCCTGATGCGGATGGAGTTCGTCATCAACAACGCCATCCGCATTCACCCCATGGCCCTGGTCGAATTTGATAAGCTGCGGGATGCGGCGGCCCGGGCCGAAATCGAGCAGCTCACGGCCCACTACGCCAGCAAGCCCGAGTACTTCGTCGATAAGCTCAGCCAGGCCATCGGGCTGGTGGCGGCGGCTTTCTACCCGCGCCCGGTCATTGTGCGCATGAGCGACTTCAAAACCAACGAGTACGCGGGCCTGGTGGGTGGGCGGCAGTTTGAGCCCGAGGAGGAAAACCCGATGCTGGGCTTCCGCGGGGCCGCGCGCTACGACAGCCCGCAGTACCGTGAAGGGTTCCGGCTGGAGTGCCAGGCCCTGCACCGGGTGCGCCACGAGATGGGCCTGACCAACGTGAAGGCCATGATTCCGTTTTGCCGCACCGTGGCCGAGGGCTGCCGGGTGGTGAAGCTCATGGAAGAGTTTGGCCTGCCGCGCGGGCCGGAAGGAGTGGAAATCTACGTGATGGCCGAAATTCCGAGCAACGTGATTCTGGCCGAGGACTTTGCCCGGGTGTTCGACGGCTTCAGCATCGGCTCCAACGACCTGACCCAGCTCACCCTGGGCCTCGACCGGGACTCGGCCATCGTCAGCCCGCTGTTTGATGAGCGCAACCCGGCCGTGCTGCGGCTGCTCAGCCAGGTGATCCGGGCGGCCAAAGCCTATGGCCGGCCCATCGGCCTGTGCGGGCAGGCCCCCAGCGACTACCCCGATTTTGCCCGCTTCCTGGTCGAGCAGGGCATCGACAGCATTTCCTTCACCCCCGATGCGCTGCTCCCGGGCATGGCCAACATGGTGCAGGCCGAACAGCAGCTGGCCCGCAGCGCCTCACCGCAGCCAATAGCTCATCCCGTGGGTGCCCTGCCAGCCTGA
- a CDS encoding T9SS type A sorting domain-containing protein produces the protein MTTLAHFSALSRRGWLRGLLILLGALIAAPSLAQTPAWQMAQLLSTRTIAGATATDAAGNVYLAGSFVGSATFGTTTLNAQNAADTDVFVAKWSPATGCFVWARRAGGSSSERATALAVNGNQVYVLGTFSSATAAFGNTTLTNSSADGNQADIFVAKLTDAGATADFTWAQAGGGPGLDYATGLALTGNSVYIAGYFEGSTVRFGSTALFNSNPMPSGPATSEVYVAKLADAGSTASFNWAVRIGGQGSEQAFGLAASGSNLYVVGYFDSQSVRYGCTLCISNLISAGGADAFVGKLTDAGTGATFGWVQGIGGSGSEVALAVAAQQDEVYVTGAFSSPTLGLGATTLANSGLSNAFITKLTDNGATMSFRWAEAIGSVGLGITLPQTLRVQGPAVYVAGSFTGATARFGGYSLANSGSIGTDDVFVAGWTDTGASSSVAWVAQAGGVGNDQVFDLALHNTSLFLTGVAILPARFGPLVPAGPAGSQFGFFAQLAAPVLALAPPLPLPGLELYPNPAQHSLTIEVVAPAGPVRLTLGDAQGRVVRPAAVLLPDASGQRYRISLAGLAPGLYLATVQSGSRQIVRRLLVQ, from the coding sequence ATGACAACTCTCGCCCATTTCTCCGCCCTTAGCCGCCGCGGGTGGCTGCGCGGCTTGCTGATACTGCTTGGGGCACTAATAGCTGCCCCCAGCCTAGCCCAGACGCCGGCCTGGCAAATGGCCCAGCTGCTGAGCACCCGGACCATAGCCGGCGCTACGGCCACCGATGCCGCCGGCAACGTGTACTTGGCCGGTTCTTTCGTGGGCTCCGCCACCTTCGGTACCACCACCCTGAATGCCCAGAATGCCGCCGATACCGACGTGTTTGTGGCGAAGTGGAGCCCGGCCACCGGCTGCTTCGTTTGGGCCCGCCGCGCCGGTGGGAGTAGCTCAGAGCGGGCCACCGCCCTGGCCGTAAACGGCAACCAGGTGTACGTGCTGGGTACCTTCAGCAGCGCTACGGCGGCTTTTGGCAACACCACGCTGACCAATAGCAGCGCCGACGGCAACCAGGCCGACATATTCGTGGCCAAGCTCACGGACGCGGGAGCCACGGCTGACTTCACCTGGGCCCAGGCCGGCGGCGGCCCCGGCCTGGACTATGCCACGGGCCTGGCCCTGACGGGTAACAGCGTATATATAGCGGGGTATTTCGAGGGCAGCACGGTGCGCTTTGGCTCCACCGCCCTGTTCAATAGTAATCCTATGCCCAGCGGCCCGGCTACCTCCGAGGTGTACGTGGCCAAGCTGGCGGATGCCGGCAGCACGGCCAGCTTCAACTGGGCCGTCCGGATAGGAGGGCAGGGCAGTGAACAGGCCTTTGGGCTGGCCGCCAGCGGCTCCAACCTGTACGTCGTGGGATACTTTGACAGCCAATCCGTGCGGTACGGCTGCACGCTTTGCATCAGCAACCTGATCAGTGCCGGCGGGGCAGATGCCTTCGTGGGCAAGCTCACGGATGCGGGCACCGGGGCCACGTTTGGGTGGGTGCAGGGCATTGGCGGCAGCGGCAGCGAAGTTGCCCTGGCCGTGGCCGCGCAGCAGGACGAGGTGTACGTAACGGGCGCTTTTAGTAGCCCGACGCTAGGTTTGGGAGCTACCACCCTGGCCAATTCCGGCTTGTCTAACGCGTTTATAACCAAACTCACCGACAACGGGGCGACCATGAGCTTCCGGTGGGCCGAGGCAATAGGCAGCGTTGGCCTGGGTATAACGCTGCCCCAGACCCTGCGCGTGCAGGGCCCGGCCGTGTACGTGGCGGGCTCCTTTACGGGCGCTACGGCCCGCTTCGGCGGTTATTCTCTGGCAAATTCGGGCTCCATTGGTACCGACGACGTGTTCGTCGCCGGCTGGACCGACACGGGAGCCAGCAGCAGCGTGGCCTGGGTGGCGCAGGCCGGGGGCGTCGGCAACGACCAGGTGTTTGATCTGGCGCTGCACAATACCAGCCTCTTTCTGACGGGCGTAGCCATTCTGCCCGCGCGGTTTGGTCCGCTGGTACCGGCGGGCCCGGCGGGCAGCCAGTTTGGCTTTTTTGCCCAGCTGGCCGCCCCGGTGCTGGCCCTGGCGCCCCCGCTGCCGCTGCCGGGCCTGGAGCTGTATCCCAACCCGGCCCAGCACAGCCTAACGATAGAGGTAGTGGCCCCGGCGGGACCCGTTCGCCTGACGCTGGGCGACGCGCAAGGCCGCGTGGTGCGCCCTGCGGCCGTGCTGCTACCCGACGCCTCGGGCCAGCGGTACCGGATTTCTTTGGCGGGCCTGGCTCCCGGACTGTATCTGGCTACGGTGCAGTCTGGCTCACGCCAGATCGTGCGCCGGCTGCTCGTTCAGTAG
- a CDS encoding universal stress protein, giving the protein MKPSFLVFTDLSPRSRRAAWYAALLAQAAGGQVVLVHMEAIPPAEPEVGLFTLSAEYYQQEQDAQAALHALAGQLPAPAVVEPAVSSVTQVLTDFVDRWQPVVLVLGTVPEQDMLDAIWYNQMLPALRDAGLPVLLVPDEAALDPVLPRLVAVAADGREFRLAASAAVGPAVLSSWPAAFSVVHVAPPGGTGINRAVAAVHHSGLLPPAAACLPYEARQQPCSAGIVQAVLDVQADLLVLLTRPRSLVSSMFGGGVAAHVVRNCPVPTLLLPTAEVPQPEPEPKTIDGMSYSYPATLGAALTSLLARPARA; this is encoded by the coding sequence ATGAAACCTTCCTTTCTGGTGTTTACGGACCTGTCGCCCCGGTCGCGGCGGGCGGCCTGGTACGCGGCCCTGCTGGCCCAGGCCGCCGGGGGCCAGGTCGTGCTGGTGCACATGGAAGCCATTCCGCCCGCCGAGCCTGAAGTGGGATTATTCACGCTTTCGGCCGAGTATTATCAGCAGGAGCAGGATGCGCAGGCGGCCCTGCACGCGCTGGCCGGGCAGCTACCTGCCCCGGCCGTCGTCGAACCGGCCGTGAGTAGCGTGACGCAGGTGCTGACCGATTTCGTGGACCGCTGGCAGCCGGTGGTGCTGGTGCTGGGCACCGTGCCCGAGCAGGATATGCTGGATGCCATCTGGTACAACCAGATGCTGCCGGCCCTGCGCGACGCGGGCCTGCCGGTGCTGCTCGTGCCTGATGAGGCAGCCCTGGACCCCGTGCTGCCCCGGCTCGTAGCCGTTGCCGCCGATGGCCGGGAGTTCCGGCTTGCTGCCAGCGCGGCGGTAGGCCCGGCCGTGCTCAGCAGCTGGCCCGCCGCCTTCAGCGTGGTGCACGTAGCCCCACCCGGCGGCACCGGCATCAACCGGGCCGTGGCGGCCGTACACCACAGCGGCCTGCTGCCCCCTGCCGCGGCTTGCCTGCCCTACGAGGCACGGCAGCAGCCCTGCAGCGCCGGCATTGTGCAGGCCGTGCTGGATGTGCAGGCTGATCTGTTGGTGCTCCTAACCCGGCCGCGCAGTCTGGTCAGCAGCATGTTTGGCGGCGGCGTGGCGGCCCACGTGGTGCGCAATTGTCCGGTACCCACCTTGCTGCTGCCCACTGCGGAAGTGCCGCAGCCCGAGCCCGAACCTAAGACTATCGACGGGATGAGCTATAGCTACCCGGCCACCCTGGGCGCGGCATTGACCAGCCTGCTTGCTAGGCCAGCCCGCGCGTAA
- a CDS encoding MlaE family ABC transporter permease, with translation MLTSLKSPLLAETGALTRFAIRFFRQGFRPRYEAQELLYQCYVIGYQSLPLVGVTGFIMGIVLTLQSRPTMAQFGAESWIPAMVGLTIIREMGPIITALIFAGKIGSSIGAELGSMRVTEQIDAMEVSGTNPFKYLVATRVVATTLMLPILTILADAIALYASYLGINMKGVTTLALFTNNVLSRLTFGDVVPAVLKTFFFGFAVGLIGCYKGYYSSKGTEGVGQAANSAVVVSSLVIFILDLLAVQITGLLGLN, from the coding sequence ATGCTGACGTCCCTGAAAAGTCCGCTGCTGGCCGAAACCGGTGCCCTGACGCGCTTTGCCATCCGCTTTTTCCGCCAAGGATTCCGCCCCCGCTACGAGGCGCAGGAGCTGCTGTACCAGTGCTACGTCATCGGCTACCAGTCCTTGCCCTTGGTCGGCGTCACGGGCTTTATCATGGGCATCGTGCTGACGCTGCAAAGCCGGCCGACGATGGCGCAGTTCGGGGCCGAGTCCTGGATTCCGGCTATGGTGGGGCTGACCATCATCCGGGAAATGGGGCCCATCATCACGGCCCTGATTTTCGCCGGCAAAATCGGCTCCAGCATCGGGGCCGAGCTGGGCTCGATGCGCGTCACGGAGCAGATCGACGCCATGGAGGTGTCGGGCACCAACCCGTTTAAGTACCTGGTGGCCACGCGGGTGGTGGCCACCACGCTCATGCTGCCCATCCTGACTATTCTGGCCGATGCCATTGCCCTCTACGCCTCCTATTTGGGCATCAACATGAAGGGCGTGACCACGCTGGCTTTGTTCACCAACAACGTCCTCTCGCGCCTGACCTTCGGCGACGTGGTACCGGCCGTGCTCAAAACCTTCTTTTTCGGCTTTGCCGTCGGCCTGATCGGGTGCTACAAGGGCTACTACTCCAGCAAGGGCACCGAGGGCGTGGGGCAGGCCGCCAACTCGGCCGTAGTCGTCTCGTCCCTGGTCATTTTTATCCTGGATTTGCTGGCCGTGCAGATTACCGGCCTGCTGGGCCTTAACTAA
- a CDS encoding ABC transporter ATP-binding protein: MLPDTLPPPLPAPVAAPAPAAVLTVSHVEKSFGDNHVLRDFSLTVEPGQNVVVLGKSGSGKSVLAKCIIGLLCVDAGSITVLGQDVGRLDHEALDQLRARVGFLFQSNALYDSMTVRENLLFPLRRHWLADRRHQESALVQQALEDVGLAHTAGMMPAELSGGMRKRIALARTLILRPDIILYDEPTTGLDPVTAREIDHLIRAVQRKYGTSALIISHDMNCVRLTADRVVLLVDGRCYAEGTFAELQHSPDPVVHEFFA, encoded by the coding sequence ATGCTGCCCGATACCCTGCCTCCGCCGTTGCCCGCGCCCGTGGCCGCTCCCGCCCCGGCGGCGGTGCTCACCGTCAGCCACGTGGAGAAGTCCTTTGGCGACAACCACGTGCTGCGCGACTTTTCCCTGACCGTGGAGCCGGGCCAGAACGTGGTGGTGCTGGGCAAGTCGGGCTCGGGCAAATCGGTGCTGGCCAAGTGCATCATCGGCCTGCTGTGCGTGGATGCGGGCAGCATTACGGTGCTGGGGCAGGACGTAGGCCGCCTCGACCACGAAGCCCTGGACCAGCTGCGGGCCCGGGTGGGGTTTCTGTTCCAGAGCAACGCCCTCTACGACTCGATGACGGTGCGCGAAAACCTGCTGTTTCCGCTGCGCCGCCACTGGCTGGCCGACCGCCGCCACCAGGAAAGCGCGCTGGTGCAGCAGGCCCTGGAAGACGTGGGCCTGGCCCACACGGCCGGGATGATGCCCGCCGAGCTGTCGGGCGGCATGCGCAAGCGCATTGCCCTGGCCCGCACCCTGATTCTGCGGCCCGACATCATTCTCTACGACGAGCCCACCACTGGCCTCGACCCGGTGACGGCCCGCGAAATCGACCACCTGATCCGGGCGGTGCAGCGCAAGTACGGCACCTCGGCCCTGATTATCTCCCACGACATGAACTGCGTGCGCCTGACCGCCGACCGGGTCGTTCTGCTCGTGGACGGCCGCTGCTACGCCGAGGGCACCTTCGCCGAGCTACAGCACAGCCCCGACCCGGTGGTGCACGAGTTTTTCGCCTGA